In Paenibacillus sp. BIC5C1, a genomic segment contains:
- a CDS encoding 3D domain-containing protein, which yields MGTFQPEETHESRSSSKSFALRWKHENMRQMALIAIFSIALTIMILLVVYGQAGKQISLVIDGKAQVVETRTGMLQEMLEEQSITVSPHDQVSMPLNGAITDGDRIVIERAVPVNITADGDTKTLYTTDSSVKDAIKKSGIQIASEDKVYPALGTTIEADMKIRVVRVTKRTVEVEQPIAYKVIKTADPSLYKGDNRVIVSGKEGTLVQHIEKVFQDGELVSKKMVGKSVATNRVDKVIAVGTKAKPVVKEPVIQTVSAQTSTTKTATTTNSKKTAASGSKVITVSGSSFKYSKVLKNVSMTAYSSEEPGIGTKTASGTRVTEGRTIAVDPKVIPIGWWVYIEGLGFRRAEDTGGAIKGNKIDVYYDSVKHALNFGRKKGKTVYVIGPVKPEAN from the coding sequence GTGGGCACATTCCAACCAGAAGAGACCCATGAGTCACGATCATCCAGTAAGTCTTTCGCGTTGCGGTGGAAGCATGAGAACATGCGTCAAATGGCATTGATCGCGATTTTCTCAATTGCGCTTACAATCATGATCTTGTTAGTCGTTTACGGTCAGGCCGGGAAACAAATTTCACTGGTTATTGATGGCAAAGCTCAAGTGGTAGAGACTCGTACAGGAATGCTTCAGGAAATGCTGGAGGAGCAGTCAATCACAGTCAGCCCTCACGATCAGGTATCCATGCCTTTGAATGGGGCGATCACAGATGGAGACCGCATCGTTATTGAGCGGGCCGTTCCAGTTAATATTACGGCAGACGGAGACACCAAGACTCTGTATACAACCGATTCATCGGTAAAAGATGCGATTAAAAAATCAGGTATTCAGATTGCAAGTGAAGACAAAGTTTATCCGGCGCTTGGAACCACTATTGAAGCGGATATGAAAATTCGTGTTGTGCGGGTAACAAAGCGTACGGTGGAAGTGGAACAGCCGATTGCTTATAAAGTGATCAAGACGGCTGACCCTAGCCTGTACAAAGGTGACAATCGTGTCATTGTGAGCGGTAAAGAAGGCACGCTTGTACAACATATTGAAAAGGTGTTCCAGGATGGAGAATTGGTCTCCAAAAAAATGGTGGGTAAATCGGTCGCAACGAATCGCGTTGATAAAGTGATTGCCGTTGGTACCAAAGCCAAACCTGTTGTGAAAGAGCCAGTGATTCAGACGGTATCGGCGCAGACTTCCACGACAAAAACAGCAACAACTACGAACTCGAAGAAAACCGCTGCCTCGGGCAGTAAAGTAATTACCGTTTCAGGCAGTTCTTTTAAATATTCTAAAGTATTAAAAAATGTATCCATGACGGCATACTCTTCTGAAGAGCCCGGTATCGGCACAAAAACGGCATCAGGTACTCGGGTAACCGAGGGACGTACCATTGCAGTGGATCCCAAAGTCATTCCAATTGGCTGGTGGGTGTATATCGAGGGCCTTGGCTTCCGTCGTGCGGAAGACACAGGTGGTGCCATTAAAGGCAACAAAATTGATGTGTATTATGATAGTGTGAAGCATGCCCTGAACTTCGGACGGAAGAAAGGCAAGACGGTATATGTGATTGGTCCGGTGAAGCCGGAAGCGAACTAA